In Lagopus muta isolate bLagMut1 chromosome 6, bLagMut1 primary, whole genome shotgun sequence, one DNA window encodes the following:
- the C6H11orf91 gene encoding uncharacterized protein C11orf91 homolog, whose translation MSGQPPQRPRYFPHFHDRPEPDGGPWKTLTAACWPRQSPSPSGVSRSSAELAPIDYEPLRFFSPPAAEERAAKPSDEASRLEEEICELGIRVKELELLALIGEDFDAQQYKLLKAQREEKIECLKAVKKQKLQPPV comes from the exons ATGAGCGGGCAGCCTCCGCAGCGGCCGCGCTATTTCCCTCATTTCCACGACCGCCCCGAGCCCGACGGCGGCCCGTGGAAGACCTTGACGGCTGCGTGCTGGCCGAGGCAGTCCCCGTCTCCCTCCGGGGTTTCCCGCTCGTCCGCGGAGCTGGCGCCCATCGACTACGAACCGCTGCGCTTCTTCAGCCCCCCGGCGGCCGAGGAGAGAGCGGCGAAGCCGTCCGACGAGGCGTCGCGGCTGGAGGAGGAGATCTGCGAGCTGGGCATCCGCGtgaaggagctggagctgctcgCCCTCATCGGCGAAGACTTCGACGCGCAGCAGT ATAAACTTTTGAAggcacagagagaagaaaagatagAATGCTTGAAAGCagtgaagaaacagaagctgCAGCCCCCAGTGTGA